CTCCAATGCCCGCGAGTTTTTGAGTATGGACAGGGTTCGAAACCGCGCTGCTGCTATTTTCTTCCTCGCTATAGTTATTGATATTCTCGTGATTCCGCTAACAGGGCTGAAAACAGAAGTGCAGATAATAAAACCGCATCTGACACTGCCGGCCGAGGCTGTATATACCGCTGTAATCGGTGCAGTAATATGGCAGATAAATATATACGCCGCAGGACTTTTCGGCGTCAAAAGAAAACGATGATTTTTTCCCGCTGAACTGCCGTTTTTTGCGAAAATATGATTGACTTAATTCATCTCTTTATTACCATACCGGTTCTATTATTGGTGACGGGGCCGTAGCTCAATTGGTTAGAGCATCGGACTGTCGATCCGAAGGCTGAGGGTTCGAGTCCCTTCGGCCTCGCTTATCACCGCTAATAGAAAAGAAATGGGGCCGTAGCTCAATTGGTTAGAGCATCGGACTGTCGATCCGAAGGCTGAGGGTTCGAGTCCCTTCGGCCTCGTTTCATAACGCTCTGCGGGAAGAGATTCCTTCAGGGCGTTTTTTGTTCTGCCTCCACAGCGTATAGTACGTCATATTGGCACTGCCTTCACAGAAGAAGAGGTTGCCCGTCTCAAAGATCTTGCCGAATTCGAGAAGGCCAAGTTTGAAAAGTGCAGTAACCCCAAATCCCTTATAAGCAGCTGCGGCTACAAGAAATTTATGCGAGTTAACACCGAAGTCAGGAAAAAAGAAAAAGGGATGGGATGAAAATACAGAAGTAAAGATCTCTGATGTGAATTACCGCTAAAGCAATTTTCAATCTTCCTCTGTATTTTTCAAATCAGTTCGATTTTAAGCCTTCTTCCAAGCGTTTTTGCCGCCTTGTCCAGCGTCTGCAGAGTAACGGATTTGCAAGCCGGGTCGAGCAGGCGGTCTAACGAGCTGCGTGAAGTGTTCATTTGCCTTGCCATTGCGGTTTTGGAAATTCGCTGCTTTGCCATATCTTCGCAAATTTTCATCGCCAGCACTCTTTTAGCCGCAGAGAGCGTTGATTCTTCGTAGATATTTTCTTCCTGAAGAAAATCATCGAAAGAAGAACCAAGGGGATTTTTGTTTTCTTTTTCTTCCATATTTATCTTCCTTTCCAGATCGCAATCTGGATTTCTCTT
This window of the Sedimentisphaera salicampi genome carries:
- a CDS encoding helix-turn-helix domain-containing protein, translated to MEEKENKNPLGSSFDDFLQEENIYEESTLSAAKRVLAMKICEDMAKQRISKTAMARQMNTSRSSLDRLLDPACKSVTLQTLDKAAKTLGRRLKIELI